TCCCCGGCCACACAGCACCAAGCGTGAACACATCGCCGGTCCTCACGCACCCTCATCACCTTCTGTGCCCCTCCCTTGCCCAGATGGTCTGGCCGAAATCACCGAGAGAAGATCGGCGTTCATGTCTGCTTCGACCAGGAACTGAACATGGAGCAATACTGCTACCGGGACCCCTCACCCTACCCCCCCAAGCACAATGAGCACTTCCTGTACGATCTGTCTGCTGTAGTGATGCATCATGGGAAGGGGTTTGGTTCTGGCCATTATACTGCTTATTGCTACAACACGGAGGGAGGTAGGTCTGGCTGCCTGTTCGAGAGGATTAATTagaatttttttatatacatttatataaatattattgtaCAGACACTGCTCTACTGACGAATGAGATACGtcccgaacggccgttcgtaattTGAAACATTCGTAAGTCATTATCCAACaccattttaagggtatatgcaagtacaaagaaataggatgctgggagtgcgcacgctacgctgctgcgcggcgggagtagcggccagaagtcgtactaggtgggattggcgcgcagaaataaaaaattggtgttgcggacaggaaacgggagcccaatgaacataatttggacttgcagtcctcttcgttcatttgcaagttgaaagttcataagtagaggagcgtctctATGGTATTTCTTGTACTGAAGTGTcgctctgtctgtctatgttgAATTTATGGCTGTGGGGTTGAAATGGCAAGTTTTTACTCTGTGCCCGTGCAATACCCACAATGCAAAGCGGTTTCCCTTTCCCTGCAGGTTTCTGGGTGCATTGTAACGACTCCAAGCTGAACGTGTGCTCCGTGGAGGAGGTGTGCCGGGCTCAGGCCTACATCCTCTTCTACACGCAGAGGGTCTCTCAGGACAAAGGCAGGCCTCTGTAGGAGTGGGGATTCACTCCCCTCTTCCTTGTCGTGCTGCCTCTGGTGAAGGCCCcatgggtggggtgggggtttgttAAATCCTCATCCCCACCTGCCCACCATCACTCAGCAGCTGAGCACCAGCAGCCTCTCTGgaaagagcccccccccgacTATCTCCTGCCAAAGGAGGAGAGCGTCTCCATGGCAACATCAGGACTCTTTCCttgactttattttattttattttttttacacgaGCTGGGTACTGAAAATGTTCTGCTCTTTTCATTTATCTTTGTGAATTCTTGTACATGATGTTTATAAGGTTTTGTATTAAAtttgtaaacatttttattggtataaataatgtacagttttttttttgtcccccgTCCCAAAAGACTAGAGTTGTTTGGTAAGCATTTTTTGTGGAAATTTGATATTGATGTTTTTACCATGGTTGAACgttttttattttctctgttGTCATTAATGTTGTTGGCTCTAGTAACGAGTACATGGACATATCGAGATCTTTGCCTTTCAGCCCCACATCCGTGTTAACTGTGAACAGACTTGCCATAGGGCTTGGGTTGCAGCTCGGTCCAGGGCGCTCCGTGTGTCAGAGCACTTCATTTCGAGGGGCACGTGGACCTCTCTCCCTGGCTCCTCATTTAGGTTAAATGTGACCTCCCATGCCTCATGTTTAAAAGAGTGCAGGTTCCATTTAAATACGCCCGCCCTCCTCTCCAAGTTAGAATGTATTTGTGATTAGAAGAAtgagttttgtttttaatcattaGATTATGTGGTGGAGAGAGAGGGTGAAATCGCGTTCCTTGGTTCTTCTTCAGGATGTTGAGTGTGTACGGACCCCCAGCTGAATTCTCCTGAATAGTGCACAGCTTCAGGAACACGACTCGTTTACAGCCATTCTGGCAGGACAACGCCGTCCACTTACATTTTATACAAGTATTTAGTACCGCGGCTGGCGAGGAGAGGTTTCGTCATCAACAATCAAGCTGCCTGCCTCCTAATCGTCCCTCACGATGGGTAGCTGGCCGGCTCTGAGGTTGGAGGTGCTGATCTTGCGCTGGACCCTTATTTTTTAAAGTGCTCTTAAAGTGGTTTTGTTGTAGAGGTGGCAATAACAGAAGCCTGAATtgccaaaaaaaacaatttgttaATATTGAAGTTAGAATTAAGATTCTGCTGGAGAGGTGATGCAGAGAGATGTTCTGTTAATTACAAATGTGACATTTGTGACTTGGGATTGTTTTTTAGAAATCATGTGCTCCTTGTCAGGAGCCGATATCAAAACCAGCCTTTGTTGACCAGATGGGGATGACACACGTTATCAGCAGCAGTGACGGTGTACGGGCAGGAGGGTGGGAACATCACTGTGGGAAGATGCCATCCCAGATGCCACGTCCATGTGTGAATACATAGAATGTATTGCTTAAGGATGATTTGCCAGCAAGCAAATGCCCTTCGCTTGTCAAACTGCGTTTCATTTTTCTTATGGGAAGAATCAAAGCACAACATTGCTGCTTGTCTTTATCtttgagtgtttttttccccagatgtAAATTTATGGCAGTAATACTATGCAAATTGTTACCTCAATTTTTAGAGATTTACCTCAATAAAATGagaatattttttcatttttttttttaacaaggctcctgtttttttttgtattcagaATGCTTGCTCATCCTTCATCAACATTTCCTGTTAAATTACAGAAACCCATTCCTTCTACACTCACCTCAATATCTGGTCATAGCTACCCCCAAGCCTTCTGATTTGTTTACGCTCTGCGGCTGTCACTGTGCGCCCCTGAAGATCACCGCTGGCTTTTTTCCTGGCAGAGCTGCCGTCAAAAGGAGTGAAACCAAGTGACTTCAGCCCCTGCAATGATCTCCCTTCATGCACTGGTCTTCCAGCTCTTTGTTAAACGTCACTTTTGAGTCCCGTCTCCTTAATATGTCCTGAACTGATGTTGTGCTGTATTTGAAGGCATTTTGTGCACAAAATCACATTCAGTGGTTTCATGGAGGCTGTGTCGCAAACCACATCCAAACCAAACAGACTGCCCCAGAAGGCACTTTAAAGACAAATATTTCTCCAGTTGTACATGAGCACAGTGATGTGTAAAACTGAATTtcagaaaagggggggggggtccatacTTTCCCCCTTAGCCCAACCCCGAGGAAAAGCTCTAGCCCAGTGAATCACGACTTGTGCGTTTCACTGCATCTTTCAGCACTTTACaactcaggttcaatgacatcTTGTGCCCTCAGAACAGACTATTACAACAATGTGAACGGCCAGCCTTGCAGCCTTCACTCATTAACAACCCATAACAAACATTTCTGAATACAGTACAGGTGAATTCTATTAGCACCTATGCTGTTTGCTAAACATTTATCGTTGGATCATTTAGAGGGCAAAAGTCAACACAACAGCCTAACTTCCTCATACTGTCATAACCACAAAGCCTGCAGGCTTAAGCTGACAAACATTTATTGCTTAACATAACAGGAAATTCTGCCACCACCTGGTCAGTAATGTAATTtataaaagaaattaattaGAAACTGGATTCCTGCTACAGCTCCCACTGGATTGTCCATGGCCACACTGGGCACTGACCATTAAGAAGCAATTTGGAAACAGTAAGGGATAACTTTTATATAACTTTATTTTTCTACAAAAAACATTTCAGGGAATCGAAAATGAAGAACTGCATTGGGCACAGAGGTCAGAATCAGACATTTCAATATTTCtcgaaaacaaaaaaaaatcccaatatAAATACAGAACGGAGGAGCAGgctgcagattttttataacTTTCTGGCCAGAGAGCCTTCCACTTTCGCTAGAAGCCAAGCTTGCAGCCGTTATACAATTTCCCCCGGGGGGGTTGATTTCGTAATGTCACCGAAGCATGTCTTGTAAAAAGCGACTGAACGGATTTTCAGGACGCCCGATCCCGCCGCTAGACGCGGCCACTCAGCTTCACTGGAACTCAGGTTCAGCAGGCCGCTGCAGCAGAGGGACGGCAAGACGACGACACCGCCGCCCTCGGCAAAGCCAGAAGTGAGAACAAAGCAAGCTCTTGTTAAATGcgtttatttttaatacatttttgcttttttttttttagtgcgCGTATGACGTTTCGGTTTGTCGAGGGGGGAAGGACGGTCAGTAGTCGTTTCCCCGGCTGACCACCTCCTTGCAGGTGGGCCGGAGTAGGATAGTGTGCTCAAACTGCGCCGTGTAGCACCCCTTTGTGTCGCACAGGGGGGGGTACGGGTCCACGATGCCCAGGTCACACAGGTTCTTCAGAGCCATCAGGTATTTGCTCTCTCCGAGGCGATCCAGCCAGCGCCGGCAGAAGGCCAGCGTCCCGAAGTTCTCGTTGATCACGTTAAGCAGGTGCTTAGCCCTTGGGAgtctgtggggaggggggggggccatGCGGTGAGGTAACTAAAGGGGAATCACACCAGACACTCCGGTGTACTCTGTCTATTAACCTTACAGCTACATatatagcagatgcttttgtccaaagcgacgtacaaaTCAAGGCAAAATGCACATCGCAAGCGTTCATGCAGTCAAGGAATCAACTAGGCACAAGCGCAGCTAGGCTAAGCTTACAGTGAATGTCCAGGTGCAACTGCAAGTGCTTTTGGAGCAGAAACTACACAACAGCAACACATCTACACAACAACTATTAAAGTAAGGACCTAATCAGTCAATTCAGTAAAGGCAACAGCATTCAAAGAACAGAGGGATCAGGCATCTGTTTGACATTAAGATCCGATTCCAGAGTCGACCGTCCTTCTCTATTCAGCATGTGCACTGATCCGTACAgccctctgacacacacacacacacacacacacacacacacacacacacacacacacacacacacacacaccgacctGATTGGAACGTGCCCGACGTCGAAATTCTTCATGTAATGGGAGCATTCCATGTCATCATGCACCACCCCCTTGCCTGTGCTTCCGAACGTCTCGATGGCATACACCTCCCCCTCCTGTGGGAGGAGCCTCAGTTAGGGGCAGGGCGGACACAAGTACAACAGCCAAACAGCAACTACCTCCCTCAATGGACCAATCACAGCTGACAACTGCTCTGGCGTGTTAGCAGTGTACACAGGCACAGTCCAGCAGTGGTCCccatatctgtactttactgcagttaaaaaaataaccattTGTAAAATGTGTGACGATATGTTTTGTTCATCTGTTGAGGAGCATACAAAAGGAAGATATTCATTGTTTCATCATCCCTTGATACGTGATACTTTTCCATTGCTTAATCTTCCcttgagaattaggctaaaacatcagaatccctttcattcaagagagtacagtactgtacaacaTACTTTGCTATTACTGCATGCACTGTCTTATTGAGCTTATCAGTTACCATGTATGACAATCATTTTATATATGGGGTTTTTTTGGCTCTCTGCGGTAGGTCTCGGTACGAATTACCCACTGATATGGGAAGACTAGTGTACACTGAAAAACTTAAAAGCACATTTGCAGTTATACAAGTATACCGTGTTTGCATGAGGATTATATAATCGTGTTCCGGCACATTTCCACATCTCATTTAATTTTCTCCTTTTCAGATTTCCACAACAAAATGTAATACGCCTGCTGTTTCATTCTTAAACATATGCCGAAAATGACATTTCAGCTGCAGGCCAGCTTTGGATCCACTCTGCATAGTAAGCAGGAATGCGAGCCAGCAGCCACTCCTGCCAATCCTTGGCATCCACCCTGCAATCACTACAGCGCATTTAAAATGGAATTGCGCCCAATGGGACGTGTAATATGCAGGTCAGAGAGCACAGATATCAGAGTAAGCATGTTAGCATTAGCCAGCTAGCCGCTCTGGGTGGGTCGAAGAAGCCTTGGGCTCGGGCTGACCAATCACAGCTGCTTGCTCTGATGACCACTGGCAGGCTTCACAATACTTGGGGGAGTTTTCCCTCCCATTAAAAATGAACCTCCCCAAGTATACTACGACCTAGTAAACTAACCCTCTCCGTCACCCCGAAGTTGCTAAGCACAGCCCTGTTCAAGCCAAACACGTAAAACAGAGATATATCTAAAAATTGATCAAGCCGGAAATTAACTATGATTACATCGTAATTAAAATATCATGCCGGCAAGGTAGGGGCCACTAGGGGGGAGGAGACACTACCGATCCATGCCTCTCTGAAACATGTAAGCCGACCACCACTTGTTTTACCCATAATCCCCTCAACCATAAAAAGCACGATTTTTCAGATGCTCTGAATGAATGGAGTCTCCTCAAAGCGTGACAGCATTGTTGGTCTAACACCCACCTCCATCCTTGTGGCCTCTCCACCCTTGACAATGGGGACAGTCTTGCCAGCGTGTATCCTGTACTGTCCGATGGAGTGGCCATTGAGATTCCGAATGGGCTTCACTGAAACACAAAGGAGGAGAAGTGTCCCTGACGCAAGCATAACATCAGCTGAGACAAAAAGATCTCAGTACAGGCAAGAGCCACAACAAAAGCTGTTCTGTAACTCACAACAGCTCAACGTTTAGCTTCCTGAGAGCCTAAtcaggaaggggaggggcggCAACTAAGGGCAGCAAAAACCTACAACGCCCTGCTTTTCCCATCCTCCGTACCTTGGTAGGTTTTGCCGTCGATATCCACTTCGTAAGACTCCATAACCTCCTGTATCTGTTCCCCGACATCACAGAGGCGAACGTCGATTCCAGCGCACTGGTGGATTGAGCGggaaagaaaaacagcagcaaAGAACACCAATTAGAAAATGTAGATATTACATTGATACAAGTACGGGGTGGTTGGTGAAAGAGACCCTGAGCAGATCTATCTGGGTATAAGGCCCCAATTAGGTCACGTAACACACGTGATTGAGACCTGAGCACCGCAGGGGACCCTACCCCTACCTTAATTCCAGTATTGGTGGCATCTTTCACAGCTTCCAGCAGCTTATCATACTTTGGGTTGAAGGTGACGGTAAAGGCACAGTCAATGATTCGACCTGAAAGATTAAGGACACAGCGCACGGAGGTTAGAGGGGCAAAAAGCACTGAACAAAACCTCTCACTCTCGCACACACCTTGGATCAGATCTACCAGGCGGAGTAGTTCTCAAACAGGCATAAAATCCCAGCCTGAACCCACCTCGGACCCAGGACTCACCGTTGATGTGTGTGCCGAAGTCGATCTTGCAGACGTCGTCGTACTGCAGCACGGTGGTGTCGCCGGCGTTGGGGGTATAGTGGGCGGCGCAGTTGTTTAAGGAGCAGCCAGTGGGGAAGGCCAGGCCAGCACTGAGCCCGTTCTCCTTTATCAGCTTCCGGGAGCAGTCCTCCAGCTTCTCGCTGCCGGGCGTGTAGAAATGGGGGGGAAGCAGCACGAGGGGACGAAGAGAAAAGAGATGAAAACACTGAAGAGGAGTGATACCGGACCTCAGAAAACAACATCATTGACCCCGGCAGCAATCCAAAGCATGACGTGTAATAGACGACCTGCAAAGCGACGTGGGGACAGTTGGACTCACCAGATCTCGATCATGGTCAACCCAGGCTTAATCCAGCTCATAACGTACTGCCGGACCTGTCGGTGGGCCTCGGCCGCCTGCCTGAAGTCGCTCCACACCTCCTCGTTGGCCTTGTCCAGGACCTTCTTCTCCTCGCTGGTCATTCGCCATGCC
The nucleotide sequence above comes from Paramormyrops kingsleyae isolate MSU_618 chromosome 3, PKINGS_0.4, whole genome shotgun sequence. Encoded proteins:
- the metap2a gene encoding methionine aminopeptidase 2, whose product is MADVVQQLEAKPEQEKILNGNAELDEREDADPSEETAKKKKKKKKKNKPATQSEEVSGTGRVAASSEADGVGIAGGVSSVTKQLEKQVIEDKEREEDGEDDGEEGENSAGKKKKKKKKKRGPKGQTDPPSIPICELYLSGVYPKGQECEYPATQDGRTAAWRMTSEEKKVLDKANEEVWSDFRQAAEAHRQVRQYVMSWIKPGLTMIEICEKLEDCSRKLIKENGLSAGLAFPTGCSLNNCAAHYTPNAGDTTVLQYDDVCKIDFGTHINGRIIDCAFTVTFNPKYDKLLEAVKDATNTGIKCAGIDVRLCDVGEQIQEVMESYEVDIDGKTYQVKPIRNLNGHSIGQYRIHAGKTVPIVKGGEATRMEEGEVYAIETFGSTGKGVVHDDMECSHYMKNFDVGHVPIRLPRAKHLLNVINENFGTLAFCRRWLDRLGESKYLMALKNLCDLGIVDPYPPLCDTKGCYTAQFEHTILLRPTCKEVVSRGNDY